The Polypterus senegalus isolate Bchr_013 chromosome 1, ASM1683550v1, whole genome shotgun sequence genomic sequence AGGGctaaacgcacgctaaggagaagtgctcgaatcatctgttggcttgctgcagctgctgctggcaagctgtgtgttctgcttgtcgttgttttatgagctgggagcacctgaagtttgTCTGCTTAAAgctttccaacaactgctaggttagatgtcactgaacttgttttaaattgtttttaagtagggcgtgatgtgcaCCGAGTGTGTCACCGTCTcgcgggttttgcttcctaaggttgtaatgtctagtcttgtgtgtcatcaaagtgtctctccgagatgatctggtctcgatCGCTTCGATCAACCCCCCGAGGCACGCTACACTcctgccacttcacgtctctcccACTcttgttgtgaaggggggagctgaacgcacactaagcaaaaatggatggatcagctactggctttgttctgcttctgccaagatgcccgTTTTGCCTGTCGTtctgcgcatcgatcatttaaaagcctgtacagcagctgtccttatgtctgactgccttgtcttgcgtgacgttaaaATGTCTCTCACGGGATGtcagattgtcttctgagaagatcaagcCTCGTCTCCCTGtcaagatatattttttataatagatgttACTCATATACTTAGCCTGACATCCAcacatcatatgtgtttacaaagtgtgttttaataagtttacagtacatttgtttaaagcatgtggtaggggtattttaaggcttaaactattaacaaaaatgtttatttatatggtctttctatattgcggattttcacgtatcgctgatgggtctggaatgaAACTTCAGCGATAGGCGGGGTGATCACTGTATGTACAAAtcatttgtcatgcagaaaactATGACGACtttcaaggggactgaatacttttgcactgTAAAGGCAGAACTGAAGAGGGACAGAGTTTGATCTAGAAAGGGGGGTACTGTATATGATTAATAGCAGGAAGGAACAGCTGCTGTAGCCAATCCTTGCGGATaacagaatttaattttacagTTAGTGCTTTCATTTTGCCACACTATATCATTCTTTGAGAATACCAATGATTTGTGAATTGGCGCGGATTATTAATTGTTAGTCCTTAGcaattttttcttgtatttctttgtaagtattttattaaactggtTACTTCAGATTGAGCATATACAGCTATAAGATTAGTTTTTCTGCAGTTTAGTTCTCGGGCTCCCACTGTGGCGTctggtttctgttttaactagCTTCACAATCAGCAGCTCATTTTACTTAGAACTGATCTCACATTTAATTAACTGGTATGCTCTTAATTCTGCACAGAGAAAAGCATAGTACTATAAAAAATTAGTTATACTTAGAATTTTTGTTATGGTGTTAAGTGCTTAActcttgttttaacatttttctgttaattcacattttttctgTGGAGTTCACTCCTTCAGTTGTAATCTAACAATAAAAATTGGAGATGAATAAAGGACACACCTGGGCTGAGAACATTAAAAAGATGCAACTACCATTACCTAGCAGGCCAATTAATAAATGACAGGCTACACAACCATAACACCAGGAAAAgtggaataaaaatcatcatagGAAAGAACAGCTTGCATAGTTTAAAAaataggagtccaattaaaagtaGTAGGTAGTTTGGATGAGAACCTTCTGCCACAGTGCTCCCCGAAAGCTGAACCTGTGAGCCATCAAGTTAGATGGTGAACTCATGGTTCCTTTGTCATTAGTATGTCAATGTTACCTGGCTagttaagaaaacaagaagcaataaaaaaaaaacaatttgctttaactttcacaaaaaaatccacaacagTTCCTGAGGAACCCTGCTGCAATCAATGTGCCATGTGCATGTTCAGTTATCACAGGCACCTATGCATAAACATGGTGAAGGAGGAATGCACACCCTTACTTTTGTTCATTACAGTTTTCACTTGTTACTGATCACTAATCATGCTGGCTCACAGTGAATCTTCTCCATGTGCTCACGTGTAGCAAAGTAAATGCAACAATTTGTACTGTCATTTTATCTTCCCTTTTTTCAGTTAGTTTAGATTTTAATGTACCTACAGCAATAATTCAggcatttatttttatgctgcaattcaaacagaataaaaaaaaacaaatgtcattgtcatgctacagttattaaaagaaaaatggactgcattaaaattgtaaaacaaaatattaaaacacatacATCAACATTATGCTGCATTACGCATTTTCTTACCTCCATTGCAGTTTTGTAGGTTTGTGCCTTTACAACTAAAGGCTCCCAGATGCCCATATCCTTCATGTCAACTAAGGCTCCAGTCTCACCATTCACACCCCAGGAAGTGCTTCCTTCTTGAGTGTGCTTTGCCTGTAGAGACGTAATTAAGTAAACttttccaaaatatattttagcaAATCTTCAATTATTTAATAGTCGTTGGTAAAACTCTTAAGTGAATGCATTTGAGCGTACTGGCATATATTGTTAAAGCACATTTTGGAGCAGACAAGGAGAGTTTCATCTTAGCTGAACCTAAACAGTTTTGAGCAATGTGCCAATAATACATTACTATCAAGACAGCTCTATATGAAATCAATAGTTTTCAATACAAAGAGTATCTTACAAAACCTGTAGCAAAAAGGACTGCATGTGGCCTGGACAAACTCCCAAACAATACTGACACACAATCACTAATCATTTGCACTGGTCATTGCTCTGCACTTTTATGTTTAGCAGATGTTTAACATTGCCTTATATATAAAGGCTTAAATACATCTGTAATCCTGCAAGAAAGCATGGGTGATGGCAAAGagtcagaaaattaaaagatgTAGTGAGCTGTGTGCAAAATACAAGTTTCTGCAGCATGTAGACCACAATTCAGTTTGCTGACACTGCTACAAACAACCCTTGTTATGAGAATGCACTTTCTCTGTAATGTACTTAAATATGTTGTGCTTTCAGGTACTTCTTTGGTAACTGCAGGATTCATActtgtaaccaaaaaaaaaaaatcatgcatgcCGCAAGagcaaaataacattacatatcaGATAAGATGCAGTTGTTTAACTTGTATTGTCAAATAATCGTAAAAAGAGATGAAGATTAATCACTTTTAATAGTGTCCTACACAGTCCTAATAAATAGAGGCTTCATATTCATTCTCTGATTGTAATGACCACATCCATCCTAACCAGTGTATACAGTTCAGGGTCGCAAGGAGAGGACCTCACATGCATTCACATATATAGGACTGTGGGTGGACTGGCAGTGCTAACAACAACTGTAGCAAGAAAATACGAGACAAGACTGAATAAAGTGGCTATGTGGTTTTTCTGCAACAGTGAGGACATGAGCTGCTTTAATACCAAGATAAAATTTATGTAGTGCTTTAAAGGACAAGGCACAACTCCCAATTAATATGACACGCTCTGCATTAACAGAAACACAGAATTGCTGAAACAAGCAGTTAGTAGGACAAACAAGACTGCATATTTCACTGCTAAATAGGATCAGCAAGCACTGTATTTATGCAATTCATTTGGTTTTTCGAAGACAAACTAATGTTCATTAGTATAACCCATAATTGAAAGCAAACATCATATATTATACTGTCCCATAACAGAGGTACTCTAAAGAGCCATTAAgtaggttttttgtttttactgtgctATCGATGGGTACTGAGTATCATAAAATTTCAtcagtattaaaacaaaacaattctgtTATTGTAACATCCCTAATAtaagcatttattatttataaaaagtcaaaattcaGATTTAGACAgatgtttaaataaatttttatataataagTAAACAAAAGGTTAGGGGCAGGTTTTGTTCTTACTAATTGTAAAAAGGTGTTCTAAGGTTCTTCTTGTTTAGTGCTCTCCTTTATTggtgtttttacttttaaataaatatttgatattaAAAATGATTACACAAATATTGATGTCATTATAAAGCATAAATGTAAGTTCTGATTGTAAGCATAACATGTGAAGGACACccgttgattttttttattttgtaagccaAATTTAAAAAGAGCTGCTGCGGTTACAACTTCATTTATATGGAGAACTGCCATTTATAAAGCACTTGCCAGTTTACATCCTATTGATATCACAACCAAGTTGTTTTACCACTCTTACCCGCAGTGAGGTCAGAACTCTGATAGTACTTGCTCCGCAGTTCTGGATAAGTGTTCTTGGAATGACCTCCAGTGCTTGTGCCACTGCTCGATAGGGCCACTGCTCCACACCTGTCATAGACTTTGATCGCTCCGTCAGTAAATGAGATATAGCCATCTCTACAGCACCTCCACCAGGTACCAAATATGGATCTAGGAGAACATTACGACAAACCTGCATGGCATCATGCAGATTACGCTCTACCTCCTGAATACAGgacacatgaaaaacaaaaaaggtaaacTTTACAGACAAAAGGTATTTTTTTGAAGTGTATAATCAATTTTTCTGTGACAGACATGACAAATGAATAGGGCTTAAATTATCTCTCTTCCCCCCCAAACTTAACTAGAAATTGGATGGTACTTATAGATATTCAACCATGGGCATTGTGATCATCACAGACTACTTGATTTATTTCACATAAATACTGCTTAAATactaacaaaaatcaaaatcatattAGATAGACACAGAGAACTGTGCATGTCCCCAAGGGAAATTTAACTTTTATTACcacaattgtttaaaatatagTACTTTAATTCACAACATCTCATTTACAAAAACTAACGCTGTTTTTGTAACACCacacttttaaaatcaaatttggCTGGTCAACAAATTGTTTTGTCTGGTTTATGACATGTTATTGTAAAATCTGTTTTCACATTTATAAGAAACAAACACTAGCTTGTTAACATTGTTTACTGAAAAGTAATATATAATGGGCACACTAACCTAaagtttcaaatgtcacaaaatactgtttacattttccaaatcattctcaatttttattatttgtaaccACTTGCTTTCACAAATGCTGCCTTAAACAGCACAACTAAATTATTCACCTATTATTTCTGAATTCCTGTTGTGCTATTTTATAGGCACATTACATATGGGATAAAATGTTACTGCTTGGGAATTGAACGAGAATCATTCTTATAACTGATTGGCCTTAAATATAGCAAAACTATGTATGCCCGTTTAGTTATTAGCTATTTAACTGCTAacttggaacagcttagctattagctaaacaaacaggcttgatggactgaatggtctcctttggTTTTCCAAGTTTAAGTTTTACATTCTTATGCAAGTTACTCCTGTGCAAATTAAGAATATGTTATATTTCCTTTTACTACATTCACCACACTCTTTTGTCTACAGAAATTTAAAACGACAAACTTCATGTCTGTGAAATTTTTTACAGCAATTACATGCTGCTTTAGTAGCTTCGCTAATTGCATCACTATGTAGCTGTCACCaccacagttaaaaaaataaactgacaacTATAGCCAAGTCTTTTACAATCAGAAGCAGTAGTAATAAAATAACTTGCATCGCTTACAAGAGCCGtgtatgatttttttccattAGCCACAAATATCTAGCTATTATTTCCATttccaaatatataaatgttgaaacccaacagaaaatgtaatatttggtcattttatgctacaaacagaaaaagattttggggtactttatatacatataatcCTGGTGTGTGAGAGTTGCATAAATTAGTGAATTCACACTTACAGCAAGTATCTCTTTACTGGCCCCTCGAAGAATGATGGTACATGCTTTAGGATCTTTGCACTCTGTAATAAAAGTGAAGTATTCATCGCCAATCTTCTTGATCTCAAATTGGCCAGCACCCGTACCAACATCTTCCTCACGAAGCTCATCTGTTCTACTTGCAATGCGAGCACCGCATGccctataaaaacaaaaagaaaaaaaaaaaaaaaaaaagtcttatccAATGAAACAGCATTCTAGTTAAAAAGTATTTACACAAATCTAACAATACTGAAACATATAAATAATTATGAATACCAATAAATGCataagatcatttaaaaaaaaaaataaacgacAAATGTTGATTAAGAAAACAATATTGCTTTTGGTTGTTTAATTCATAACAGGAAGCTGAATCTTTTCAAAACCAAGCAAATAGCCTCAGTGAGCAAGACAACAAGTATAAAGCAAGTATCAAGGTACCCTGGTATTACCCGAGGCAGAAAAGTTTAGGTGCGGTTACTAAATAATCTCACCAGAAGAATAATTTTGGCCCCAAACCAAAACTTCACTTACTAAACCCACCATGGGAAACAACTCTTTATACCAAGTCCCAGGAAAGTCACCTTGGGGGCACTTCCCCATataaaatacagaagaaaataaaattcccCATGGAATATTTTGTGATGAAACACAGCCCTGTACAAATGAggaatatgtatgtatgtatgtgtgtatactcgTATATGCAggcacaaccacacacacacacacacacactatttgaTACATAAcgacaaaataaaatatggttagttacaaacaaaaaaaaagttatggtGAGGAGAGACAGCACTGTCACCATTCTGTAGGTTTCTTTGAAATCAGAAACAATAGACAATACTTTTTAAACCAATAGCACAGATGGATATTCAATGACCTTCCATTCATATTTAGTGTCTGATTAAAACTAAGGCTCAACCATCAGTATGTTTGTAACCTGACACAATGAATGACGGCAATCCAAATAAAGGCCATAACAGACATTCCCTtctctatccattcattcatctgtcTTTTTCTCATTCACTTGCTCAGTAATTCTCGTTTTTAACAATTCAGCCCTTTTTGGTAGTTTGCACAACTTACAGAGATCACTCTGGTGCTATACTCCTCTCATTAGTATCAGCACTTTTTGCAAAACTTATTTCCACCTTACTCATAATAATagcatacactcacacacacaaaaatagcaCTGGCCCATTCTCTCCAAAATTTTCTAATCATGTTAATATTACATCAAAACTTAAGATCACCATTACAGGAAGGTGAGAAACAGGTCAACAAAGAAGCttcataaacaatttaaaaaaaattaaaagaaccaaGTACAACTGTATGCTACATACCTGGCAATTCTATTGTTGTCTGTTTTTCTAACACGACGAATTGCTGTGATATTTGCTTTCATGAGGTAATGTTGAGCCAAATCTGAAAGACAAGAGatatataaattatgtaaaaGACAACATTCAACATAGATAATTTTTAAATActacatttaaaatgcaaatattaaaagGTGAAAATTTCTCACCAGAAATTCCCTTTTCTGTAAAAATAAGGTCAGGTTTCAAACGTATAATATCCTCGCAGATCTGCTGAATGTATTCTTCTTCCATTTGCAAGATACGAGCAAAGTCCTCTTCCCTTGTAATCTCAATTTCAGTCTTTAAGACAAAAGAATATTACTGCAAATTAATTTTCTGCAGAACAAAACAGGCACAGGCCTACAATGCACTGATCAATACCCTTAAATACTGGCACAATtccttcaaaaataataaatattaaaaatactgaacaCTTGTCCCATAGGTTCCTTGGTATGCTTAAGTTGAAAGCAAAGAACCACCAAACAACTCTGAATATGCTCCTCATGAGACAACAGCAGTCTTCACAGCAACACTTTTATTTGAAAGAAAGACGTCCAGAATGCAGAGAAACTCGAGTGTATGACTTTCAGATCTCAAAATAATTGGAGCAACAGGCACCATGAGCTATGAGCACAAATGTATTAGTGTGTTGTGTAACATGTCCAGTTTTTCCTAACACATTCTTTCCCAAAGGCtttaaaaaagacacagcagatTTTCATATGCTGCATTCATGTGCTTTCAGACAGCAAGTCCAAGTTGGGAAAATCCATGTGAATGCTCTACCAATTGTGAAATGCAAGTTGGACAAAAAGCTAAATTTATATTTGTTCACTTAAATCTTGctatttttatgtcacatttactCTAGAAAAAATACATGTAGACTGTATATCATTCATGCAGTTACAGATCAACTAAAAAAGCATGCCAAATTCTCCAATGCAGTTCTTTGTTTGGTAATATAAACCATGTATATTTCCATACACCTGATTTTATCAACAAACATATAAATACTCAATGAAATGAAAACTCTTGCTCTTATGTTAATCTaaacatatctttatatataatacactactgtggctgtttcgtttgtctgtccagtattttaaatcacctctagctcacaaaccatttgacctattgaaatgaaatttggtacacatatacaacatgatgtctactatctgctttcagtgtgatgattgacctccaaggttatccctcttattttaattttattgtagaatcaacactcGGCAGcgcattctcatccctaccaccttcaccatcacttcccctacctcttcatatcttaaaattattcttgaggcagattgaagacttaagggctagattaagtgaaaaatgaaagaaaacatactaagtaattgtaacacatgccaatgaaaaaaaaagagaagaagcgggccactagggtggagaaaagaagaactgctcaggaagcagcaagcgcatcaacctctgagcaaacaaatgctaaacatacagaggaaGAGCAtgaaaaactatgaatgctcacatcaagtgtattcactgcacgttatcatgcagtgtgcagTTACTGGTTCAAAATAAATGGCAATGGTTGAACCTTAATCAAGTAAACTATTACTACAAATTCAGAAAACCATTCTAAGCAAGACTGCATTATTTCACTGTTCATATGAAACATCACACTCACTCATTTGATTAATGAGCCCAGACTTTTCCAATCACCTTTCACAAAAAACAAGAAGATTGATGTAAGAAagctctaaaaataaaattacaaacattACAGTAACAGACTTGTACAAATCAAAGTGTATAAGAATCTATACCTGACTTTCTCCTTTTTTGTATTCCAGGGAACAGTCAAGAAGAACAATACGTGGATTTTTGATCATTCTTCGCATACGTGGATGAGTCACATCCTTGTTCACCATCACACCACGCAAAACACACGAATCCTCAATAAATCCTCCTGGgatcttaaaagtaaaaaaaaaaaaatagtatttagaCTGGAAATGTTGCTTCATCTAGAGTTTAAACTCATAAAATTCACTATGTttaatatatagattatataaaaacaaacatgaatGTAATGTTACATTTGCACCTTTTCTACTTTGGCATACTGTTTAATATCAATCTCTTTACGCCCATTCTCCTCCAGCTCTACAGTCTTGACAGCATCAAGTGCCATATTGCATGCCAAGTCAGCCCAGCGGTTAATAACTTTTGTGTTGATAGCCGAGTTAATAATCTTGAGCATCAGATCTCTGCTGTTTACATCTACTGGAGTGCTGTTAGTGGTAAAACAAAAGAGATTCAACATATTAGTGGAATTAAAACTAAGAGAGTCAGAGTTTATTAACGAAACATCTAAAAACTGTTTGAAAAAATTATCAGTTTGGCACCCTTATCCCAACTTAGTTCCTGCCCAGTTTCCCATGCTGTTAAGACTATGGGGACCCGCAACACAACAAAAGGGTCAAGTTGATTTGAAATTGGATAGGTGTACAGTGTTCACCTTGGAAGCACAGATTTATATGTCATCACAAAAGCAATGTACCAATAGTAAAGTTGCATACATCAACAACATTGTAATGTGGCCTATTAAAAGCACACTAAAATATTCATATGTGGGAAGTTATTGCATACCTGATATCTTTAAGGAAAGTGACCATATCCTCTAGAGCCTGACGGTAAGCACCGATAATGACAGTTGGGTGCATCTGCTGTTCCAAGAAATGCTCTGCCACAGCTAGCATCTCTCCAGCTATAAAGATGAATAAATGAAGGAGTAAATTCTAGACAAGGAATACGGAGAATCTCTCATCTGATGAGTATATCAGGATTTTCCCAGTATTCCT encodes the following:
- the cct3 gene encoding T-complex protein 1 subunit gamma, with amino-acid sequence MMGRPVLVLSQNTKRESGRKVQIGNINAAKTIADVIRTCLGPRAMMKMLLDPMGGVVMTNDGNAILREIQVQHPAAKSMIEISRTQDEEVGDGTTSVIILAGEMLAVAEHFLEQQMHPTVIIGAYRQALEDMVTFLKDISTPVDVNSRDLMLKIINSAINTKVINRWADLACNMALDAVKTVELEENGRKEIDIKQYAKVEKIPGGFIEDSCVLRGVMVNKDVTHPRMRRMIKNPRIVLLDCSLEYKKGESQTEIEITREEDFARILQMEEEYIQQICEDIIRLKPDLIFTEKGISDLAQHYLMKANITAIRRVRKTDNNRIARACGARIASRTDELREEDVGTGAGQFEIKKIGDEYFTFITECKDPKACTIILRGASKEILAEVERNLHDAMQVCRNVLLDPYLVPGGGAVEMAISHLLTERSKSMTGVEQWPYRAVAQALEVIPRTLIQNCGASTIRVLTSLRAKHTQEGSTSWGVNGETGALVDMKDMGIWEPLVVKAQTYKTAMETAILLLRIDDIVSGHKKKGDESNKAPEADN